One Prunus dulcis chromosome 8, ALMONDv2, whole genome shotgun sequence DNA window includes the following coding sequences:
- the LOC117636834 gene encoding deSI-like protein At4g17486, whose product MKSGPKDGWHSIMPLCLRGKAASRFCMFPKVKTAGYIPGSAPVYLNVYDLTPANGYVYWAGLGIFHSGVEVHGVEYAFGAHEYSSSGVFEVEPRQCPGFKFRRSIFIGMTCLDPFQVREFMEHQSAIYNGDSYHLIVRNCNHFCEDICYKLTRKPIPKWVNRLARIGSLCNCILPDTLKTTTVPHDPNFQRCESERKRLRSAFTCLSSMSMPQREVSMSSLFLHSHYKGCLPPWEFKRSRNDSLKEG is encoded by the exons ATGAAATCGGGACCAAAGGATGGCTGGCACTCTATTATGCCTCTTTGTTTGAGAGGCAAAGCAGCCTCACGTTTTTGCATGTTTCCAAAGGTGAAGACAGCAGGCTACATTCCAGGGAGCGCACCTGTCTATCTGAATGTCTATGACTTGACACCAGCAAATGGCTATGTCTATTGGGCAGGCCTTGGTATCTTTCACTCCGGGGTAGAAG TTCATGGTGTAGAATATGCCTTTGGAGCGCATGAGTACTCATCAAGTGGTGTCTTTGAGGTTGAACCTCGACAATGCCCTGGCTTCAAGTTTAGAAGGTCAATTTTCATTGGCATGACATGCTTGGATCCATTCCAGGTTAGAGAGTTCATGGAGCATCAATCTGCAATTTACAATGGTGACTCGTATCACTTGATTGTAAGGAACTGCAACCATTTCTGTGAGGATATATGTTATAAGCTCACCAGAAAACCAATACCAAAATGGGTCAACCGACTTGCAAGAATAG GTTCACTGTGCAACTGTATACTTCCGGACACCCTTAAGACGACCACTGTTCCACATGACCCCAATTTCCAAAGATGTGAAAGTGAAAGAAAGAGACTAAGAAGTGCTTTCACTTGCTTGTCATCAATGTCAATGCCTCAGAGGGAAGTATCAATGTCGTCGTTGTTTCTACATTCTCACTATAAAGGCTGCTTACCACCATGGGAGTTTAAAAGGTCTAGAAATGACTCATTGAAGGAAGGTTGA
- the LOC117637275 gene encoding probable NAD(P)H dehydrogenase (quinone) FQR1-like 1, whose protein sequence is MGKGGGCVPSKNRPPKGVSDQDLQNPESDGPVSDQNQTQTTQTNPIDHAIAQRQLRVFIVFYSMYGHVEVLARRIKKGVDSIDGVEGFLYRVPETLSSEVLEQMKVPKKDGNADEVPVILAERLVEADGLLFGFPTRYGSMAAQMKAFFDSTGQLWREQRLAGVPAGFFVSTGTQGGGQETTAWTAITQLAHHGMLYVPIGYTFGAGMFEMDSLRGGSPYGAGVLSGDCTRKPSETELALAEHQGKYMAGIVKRFAQPSFRAPGLGLD, encoded by the exons atgggTAAAGGAGGTGGTTGTGTGCCAAGTAAGAACAGGCCACCCAAAGGCGTTTCTGATCAAGATCTTCAAAACCCAGAAAGCGATGGTCCTGTTTCAGaccaaaaccaaacccaaaccACACAAACAAACCCAATTGACCATGCGATTGCACAAAGACAGCTGAGGGTTTTCATAGTGTTTTACTCAATGTATGGGCATGTGGAGGTCTTGGCCAGGAGGATAAAGAAAGGGGTTGATTCCATTGATGGCGTTGAAGGGTTTCTGTACCGGGTTCCGGAGACGCTGTCCTCTGAAGTATTGGAGCAGATGAAGGTGCCCAAGAAAGACGGTAATGCAGATGAAGTGCCTGTGATATTGGCCGAGAGGTTGGTGGAGGCTGACGGGCTCTTATTCGGGTTTCCGACCCGGTATGGATCCATGGCTGCTCAGATGAAAGCCTTTTTTGACTCCACAGGGCAATTGTGGAGGGAGCAGAGGCTTGCAGGTGTGCCTGCTGGGTTCTTTGTGAGTACTGGCACACAGGGTGGGGGGCAAGAGACCACTGC TTGGACAGCAATTACTCAGTTAGCACACCATGGAATGCTATATGTTCCTATTGGTTACACATTTGGTGCCGGAATGTTTGAAATGGACTCTCTTAGAGGAGGGTCTCCATATGGTGCTGGTGTCCTTTCTGGTGATTGCACAAGGAAACCAAGTGAAACAGAGCTGGCTCTCGCAGAGCATCAAGGGAAATACATGGCTGGAATAGTCAAGAGGTTTGCACAGCCTTCTTTTCGTGCGCCAGGTCTTGGACTGGACTAG